The Raphanus sativus cultivar WK10039 chromosome 2, ASM80110v3, whole genome shotgun sequence DNA segment gcattaaaagaaaaaaaaactgataattCCAGGACTCATAACATAACATTACCTCAAGCAGCCTCCATTACTGCCAGCTACTAGGATGTTCTTTGTGGTGAGGCCTTGAGATGTTTGTATATCAACCTCAAACTGTTTCAAAGCAGCATCCCCTATGTTCTCCGTTGAATCATATCTCCACACCTAAAGCATCACACGAACCATTGTTACAGTACAGTTCTATATGTAATCTTTAAGTAGAAACAAGTAGTAGTAGCTACCAGGGGGTTAGAGGCGTGTGTCTTTTCAATCTCCTCCTTGAAGTTAgacttcttctttttattaacAGTAATAAGACTGCCACTTAGCTCTCGGGAACAGAGTAGCTTCAATGCTTTTAGTTTGTTCCTCTTCTGATAATTAGGTTCCtgttgaaaattaaaattgggtttacacaaacaaacaaacaaagccaAAGAAGCTGCAAAGACTCGAGCTTTTAAACAGTTAACTGACCTTGAAAGGCTTTGGTTGAGGCTTTTGTTTCGTagtttgtgaagaagaaggtttAGAACCTGGGATTGGACCTTTAATGGCGAaatatttcttcttctcctcgtcGAAATAGAACCCAGGAAGTTCtgaaatcaaattttatataaaaaaaaaccatatcAATCTCAGGAACGCAATCGAATATATTGAGAAGGAAGATGAGTCAGACCTGGTCTCATGTTTTGTCGTCTAGGCACCACCTCTGTTCTCTCTATGTTGTTCTTTCTTAACAGACTCCATTTAAACAGCTTTAGGGTTTTGTTGTTCAACGACGAAAGCTTAACCGGAaacgtatttttttttttaattttaattcaaTTTNNNNNNNNNNNNNNNNNNNNNNNNNNNNNNNNNNNNNNNNNNNNNNNNNNNNNNNNNNNNNNNNNNNNNNNNNNNNNNNNNNNNNNNNNNNNNNNNNNNNTAACAAGTAACTGTTTAAGACtggtttcttctctttcttggCGAATCATTTTGATCTTAAGACCATACCCCCTTTTATCAGCTTGTGTTCAAGTTATGTGCTTTCAAAGCAACTAAAGTTGTTTGAGAAAACATCAGTGAATCTTTCTCTGCAACTTCAAAAAGATACTTTTGTTCAAGTTTACAATGCAGATCCATCTGTGTACAAATCCAAACAGAGAATTGAAAACACTCTGGACAATACTCATAAGagtttcagaagaaaaaaagaaattgatttttgtttcagCAGTTGATGCCACACATGGAAGTGTCAGGTCCTTTAGTCTTGAGCACAAAAGGATCAATCCTCACCCAAAGCAAAGAGAAGATAGATGCCAACAAAATCGACCATATCACCACAATTGTTGGCGTTCTGTTCTGCCTCCCCATCAAACCTTTGAGGAACGGGTAGAGATGAACAATGACCCAAAACGAGAAGAAGAGTTTACCAAACAAAGGTCCCCAAGACTGATATCCATTGTTGATAGCATCTGAGATTCCTGCAACAACTCCTACAATGTTTATGATCAGTACCGTTGTCGGAGGGATAAGCAGAGTTGTCCATTTGAACGCGTAAAGCTCTCCAAAGTCATCGTCATCCGTTGCCTTTGACGTGACAGTGAAGTTTGTGTCAATGCCTGCTAAGATCTTGAGAAGTCCTTGAACAACCGCAAAGAGATGAGCTGAGATTCCTCCAATGACCCAGAACTGCTCGTTTCTCCACCACTCCTCAATGCTCACTCCGCTCCATCTCAGCTCCAAGATCCCCGTTGCAATGATGGACCCAAACAATGCAATGAAGAAGAGACTAGCAAACGTGCTTATCGGCGGCATGATGAACTTGTCGGTAAGGAGACATATGGCTGGAAGGATACAGTAGGCAAGAAGTGGAATAGATGTGAAAGGGTAGATTGTTGTGTTGGCATAAGCAAAACGCTCAAGCCATTTGAGTTTGCCTCCTTTGTAGCCGTACCAAAGAGGACTGTGCCGGCTGAAGAAGATTTCAACAGAACCTAGTGCCCAACGCAGAACCTGGTTTAACCTTTCTGATAGGTTAATAGGAGCTGAACCTTTGAACGCAGCTCTCTTAGGCATACAGTAAATAGATCTCCAGCCACGGCAATGCATCTTGAAACCAGTCAAAATATCCTCAGTGATTGAGCCATAGATCCAACCTAGCTGCATTTCCAAAAGatacaacaaaaaaagttttgttacACATACAAAGGTGATAGATACCTTATGGTTTTCAGTATTGTTACCTCAGTTCCCCACTCAGTCTTGTCCTCATAACCACAGCTTATAACATGGATTGCCTCCTTAAGGAGCACTGCAGGGCTTGATGATGGAGGAACACCACCATCTTCCATCAAAGTTGAGGTTACAAATATGGATGATTGCCCAAACTTTTGCTCAAAGTTCATCTCAGACATCAAATGCTCCTTGTCACCCTCTGCTCCTTGCCAAAACAAACACTTATCAGATACACTAATAAACCTACTTCAAggttatttttggatatatagTTTTTCCACCTGCTATGTCGCCATTAGACTCATGCTTGGACTTTCTCCTGCGCCCAAAACAAGGACAGCAACCACAGCTTATCATCTTAGGACGTTTAGGACCCTTTGGTGGTTCATAACCATACAGAGCTTGTCTTTTAAATACACAACCAGTACCAACGTAAACTGGACCTTGGATACCATCTAGACCTTTCATATTGATCTGTAAACAACACACAAGATGGTAAGAAAGagagtatatataatataaaaatctcATAGACCAGAGATTGTGTCTTACATCAAAGAAGACTGTGTTTCTGTTGGCGTAACGGTCATGCCTGTCAATACCATCGAACCTCTGAGGGAACTGGACATAGCAGACCTTCTTTCCAATCTGAGGATCCATCAAAAAGCACATTGCTTCCCTCACGGCCTTGCTGTTGTTAACATAGTGATCACAGTCCAAGTTCAGCATGAAAGGTGCATTTGTTAGTACACCTGCTACTCTAACCAAAGCGTTCATGGCACCAGCTTTCTTGTGGTGCTGAAAACCAGGCCGCTTCTCACGTGACACGTACACAAGCCGAGGGAGCTCGTTGCCTTCAACATCAAATCCACCGTTGCTGCCGAGGAAGACTTTGGATCATAACGGGATGGTCCTTAGTGTTGTTCCCTGGCCATGGTGTTCCATCCGGCATGATCCAACCTTCTATAGGAACCTTTGAGGCTTTAGCCACGAGAGCATTGATCCTCACCTTGAACTCCTCATACTCTCTCTGCAAGAAACCAATTTAGACAATAGTAAACACTTGAGCGGTGATACAACTTGATGTCAAGTGTTATATACACTCACCTTCATGGCTCTGCGTTCTTTAACGAACGTTGGCTGCACTTTATCCTTAAGATAATCAATCTTCAACGTGAAGTACATCTCCGGAGCACGTGGCTCTATAGAGAATTTCTTACAGAAGGGAACCCATTTTCTTGCAAACTCAGCAGTCTCTGCCAGAGAGTCGAATGTGAGCATTGAAGCACCATCGTCTGAGACGTAGCAGGAGATCTTCTCGACAGGGTAGTCCATGGCCAATATAGATAGGACGGTGTTGGATGTGACTAGTGGAGGCTCCTTCATTGGGTCCACTGTACTGACAAAGACATCTACAGGAGCAAGCATGTTTGGTTCACCTTCTCGCTCGTATCTGAGGGAGAGACGGTCTAGATATGTCTCACGGTCAATAGGGAACCACTTTGGAAACTGATCAAGAATCCAAGAGACGGCAAACCATATTTCACAGATCACAGAGGTCAGCCATAGCCCCAGAGCATCATGCACAGGGTTCAAGAGCCTGTAGCGTAGAAAAACTGCTAGAATCACAAGCCTGGCAACTATGACCATCCTATATGGATTGATCTTGCTTGATGCTATGGGCACTTTCCGAGAGAGTGGCTGCCTTGCCTCGTCTATCCTGCAATCCAtttccaaacaaaataataaaaaaagactGTAAAAGCATGAATCATACAAAACTGAAGTGTTAGTCACATGTGTGTGGAGACATTACATTCCCATGTCAGGATCATCATCTGGTTCTGGACCAAGATTTCCTTGCTGGAGCTTCCAGTCATCCATTCTTTCTCGCCATCCTCCCTCCTTCTTGTCATCCCATCTCTCACTCCCTACcaacagagaaaagaaaatagttgTTAGAAACATTTACTTCATGTGTTTGTATTTGATATAACAATGTAAGAGCCTAaagtttgtgtatgtaattaTGTCCCTATTGAGTTGTTAGAAACCTTTACTTCATTTTCTTGTAGTTAGTTTTATTACAGAAAAATGTAAGTGCCTAATGTTCTTGTTTACAAAAATCTATGTCCCTATCTACTACCAAACTGTTCAGTACCTAGCTAGCATGCTTCATACATTTGTTATTTTTGCAAGATAAGTGACCTTAGTAACACATATTATGAGTATTTTTAAGTATATGGTTAACAGCATTTTGTTTTGTGCTGCTACAAGTTACAAAGTAGATGAGCAGAGATGCTCACCAGCTTCAGATGATGGATAAGGGTGAACACGCTTATGAAGCCCATGTTCTCCTCCAACTGGGAACTCTCCACTTACCTGCAGAAAACCCAaaagatataacaaaaaaatacacaaatttgatcttatatttgtataagaaaaataattatgtaaaagCATATTTCTCTGTACATGTCTACTATGGCCACCGGCTATAACGGGTGGGAACCTCCCGTTCTCATCATTGAACAATTATGCAGATTACGGAAGAAAGGTTTACAAGAGATCTACAACATGGTGCAAGTTAATCTGGTCAggcgtggatcttcataggacggctcagggGATGCAGTTAGGCATAGATCTCATAAGGCAGATAGTATTGTCGGTTATCAAAtcatcgtaaaaaaaaaaacaggtgaGTTTTCTGCGCATACATGTATAGAGCTCCAAGAAAAAATTAAGCCCATGGGAAAATTAAGGGCCTTACCCTGATCCGTCTGGGCCTGGTAGAGAGGGAAACAGACTGGTCCATGACCATCCTTCATTATTTCCAGAATACCAATTCTGCTTCATGTTGTCAGTGTCTTGGACCAATGTTGCAGATAAAGCAAAACAGAAGAGTAAAGTCGGGGAAGAATCAATCTGAgcagtttgtggaatcaaattAGGGCACTAATTAGACGTTTTATAGAAGATTAGTGGTTATAGCATTCATCTAGGTTTACATTACAccgatttttttataaacatgttTTGGAAAAACTCTTCTGTTTATGAGATTAGCTGTACAGACACTGCctaaactaaattttagaaaactcGGTTATCAACATACGGAAATCAGAATTTGAGCTCATGCTATTTTCTTTTTTCCCTAAACATACAAActcaaaaagaataatataaatatggTTCCAGTGGTGGAAACTTTAAAAACTATAAAGAATGATACTTCAtaaaatttatccaaatttTCATAAGAAACTAACcataagagaaaaagaaaaagaagtaaaaCAGAATCAAAATGTTCACAACACACAAAGCAAACTCAACTAATTAAAGATCTTTAACTATTTTTCTAAGTGTCGTTCCAATTCTGTAGCCCCCTCTCCATCACCTTCCCCATGAAAGTACATATTTGAGCCAATATTATTCGAAACTGCCCCTGGAAAATCTACTTGCTGCTGATGCAGTTGCTGAGCAAAATAATAATGGTTACTTTCGTCATAAGCAATCTCCGCAGCGGCCATGGCATCGCAGTTAGCAGATGTTCCGACCGGGACTGCAAGTCCTTGATAACCACCATAGTCAACGACATTTCCACAAACAGTAACCGAATCATCCCAATCAGAACTACAATGACCGGTATTAGCCATGAGTCTCGGCGAGTTGCTTAAGAAACGGTGCTGCTTTTCCTCTTGTTTGAAACAAGCACTAGCACTAGCACTCTCCGGAGACAAGTTCCCTCCATCGTGATAATTATTGTACCTCTCTTGATGTTGCTGTAATAAGCTCAAATCAATTCCATGATGATGCTGATGCGCAGAGTTTCGCAAACTGCTAGTATTATTTTCACTCTCTGAAACGTTATTACCGATCATCATACTTGGAACCGAATGGTTAACCTCCTTGAGACGTTTTGCAGCGCTACCAATAGGAAGGCTCAGGCTTTCGAGGATTGCGTTAACGTTGTATCTACTCATTTCGAAGTTAGTCACTGCGCTTAATCCTCTAAATTTGATGGCTGCAATGTCGTATGCCTCTGCAGCCTCTTCTTGTGTACCTGCATATATTATATGTACAATTTTGTTCAGCATATATTATAGTGTAtagttattatatattgtttttttttgttgatgatATTTTGTTATAGATTTGATTGCAAAGTGTtagtataaaagaaaattaaatttaccaAAAGTTCCTAAGTAGAGGTCTTTGTTACCGGCGACTCTTCCGATCCTAGCTTGCCATCTTCCATGTTGGTGATGCCTTTGAGCCCATCAAGAGAAATATTCCATTATATAAAACGTGGTACTTTGTATACATCAAACAAAAAACGCTTGAAATTTTGGATATGTTATCTATATATGTGGATTACCTTGTTACTCCTCGATACATCGATGCTCCACGAGAGAAACCACTACTTTTCCTGCATATTTAAATGTGCATGAATAACAAAgtattaaaagaatatatgcGAGAGTGTGATGGGTTTCTACTTTCTAGAATAGATATACATTGTATAGTAAAGTCATATGCAATAAATACAGCAGTTCCATTATTATATACCTGCGCAGAGAGGCAACATACTCTTGCCTCGTCATGTGGTTCATCTCTTCTACCTCTTTCTCATATTCATTCATCTGCATATAATATCAAACCAAAAATTCCTAATTTGTTGTAGCAAATGTAATAATATAAACATGACTATTCATAATAGGATAATAACTTAAAAGCATTAAACAGACCcaaatatgaaaaacaaaactGGTTAGACGTTGTGAGTTTTagtaaaattgattaaattaacTTACGGGGAAATTAGTAGTGGTGGTGGTTCCCCAATACTTGAGTGCGGCTAAATCATAAGCCCTAGCtgctttttcttctttgtcatAACCTCCTGCGTGCATGATCAGATAACAAATCAAATTGTACTGTAGATCtatacttatattatttattcaCAGCTTTGTTCGATTTATATTCAAGTACTTACCCAAATAAACTGAGAATCGAACCATCAGGTGAAGAGAAACACATGTAAAAAGAAGCCTAGATAAGTTGGAGAGTACATGGTGTATGAAAATGATCAAACtattataaattgaatattacCTTGTCTTCCTTTGCGAGCTTGGCCTTCTCTTTTGCAACTATTATCCCATAAATGTGCCTCGTATCTTCCTGTCCACCGATGCCTGAACATTTAATACAAACATATATCATCATGGAGCACACCATATATATATCGTTATTATAATTCTATATGAGCccatatatatatcaagaaacATTCCGAAACACTATCTCAACTGAACCACAGAAATACCCCAATCTTTACCAAGAAAATCACGGTTCAAACGACATTTTAGACATCAAGATTAAATAAATGAAGAGTACCTTGTAACACCGCGATATATAGACGTTCTTTGTCCAAAACTCTCAGTAGTTTTCTTCGGTGTAGCATCTACGCTATCAACAATTGTCTTCTCTTGTCGAACAACATTACCATTGTTGTAGGTGCTGCTATCACAAGTAGTAGAAGAGTTCATAGATAGTAACAAGCCTCTTGCACCAGTACCATTATTGTCTTGATGATCCATATTAGACACCGGCTGATTTATCAGCCATGTCCTAATCATCGAAAGGCCTAGTGAGACACCAGAATCGTCTCCTCCTCCACGACCACCATTTCCATCTCCACCATTTTCGCTGGTGTTGTAAATCGTGGTGGTGCGGCCGAAGAAATTCTCAAGCTTTGGGTCATTTTGGTCATTACTGTGGATGTTATTGCATGCACCACCATTGATGTCCCAATCTATATTGAAAAAACAAAGAATTCGGTAACTAACCATGGTTTGTTGAATTGGACTTCATCAACGTTTTGTAATATAcgaaatgttttttctttctgtccATCATTGTAAGAACAAAAAGGATacaaaattaaagtatatatgtatttaaatgagaaaatatataatttcatttcGTGCCTATGTATGATTGACAAAACTTTTAATTTCATGAGATGTGAAGAAACATCAAACCCCACACATGGATATTCTCAAAAGAAATGTTATCGATAAAGAAGCCCcccaaaaagaaaagtaaaccaaaaacaaaacaaaataaggCTACGTGCGTGCGTGAGTCTTGGTCTTTGTTCTACGCATTGGAAGAAGGGGAAATcgacaataataaaataaaattaaaaggtaaTTTTGAAACAATAACCTCGGGAGTGACTATTGTTGTCTCTGGTGAAGGAATCGAGGACTACACCAAAAGGAGAAGGAAACGATGTTCGAACGGCTGAAGACTCAACAGAGGCAGCAGTCATATCGTAACAGTACTCCCCCGCGACATCTACGGCTGTTGTGTCAGTGTCGGTGGAAGAGTCGACGCACATACGGTGTATATTCTGGTCATACGGAGAGAGAGAAAAACCTAGCCAGTTATTATTCATCGAGTTCATATGGTGATCTAAAAGTTCTTGTAAGAGATTGGAAAAGAAGAACTTAGTTAGGGTTCATGCATGAAGACGAAGAGAAAAAGATTTTGGTCTTaatgaagagagaagaagaagaaaggtcaaAAACATAATGTTTCATTTCTTCCGAGGCGACGTATTATGCGCAATTATATAAacgattttttaaattaatttttttttgataaacgattatttaaattaaattcagaaaattaaaagaaaaatcatttacTTGAAAAATGTGGAGATGTATTGGTCGGTTTGAAGGGTAGTAACTGCCTAATCTATTACTTAGATGAAGTTTTAGGATTGtgcacaattattaaaaaacttgtttttaatctaaaaagtatcattaaaatataaattaaaaattgttctACCAATCataaaatagattatattttatcattggttacacagtttttgataaagttaaaaagtacattgatatactaaaacatcaactattttgaaacatcaaaaactccctaaaacatcaactatttagaaacggagggagtaaatCTCAAGTTTCGTTAAATGACATTTTAATTATTCAGTAAAACATGAAAAACCCTTTCAAATCAAATCTCTGGTTTAATGAGATTAGTGTCAAGGTTAACCGAATGCCTTAAGAGAGAACGCTCCCAAGCACAGTTATCGAGACCGCACCGCACAACATTTTTCTCGGCGCCGGAGAGGCCTTTGGCCGCCGGCGTCTTGGTACCGCCGCTCGCACTCCACCGTCCTCTGCTTCTCCTTTCCTCGTCCTCAGCATCTGGTTCAGTGTTTTCGTCGCCATCTCGCCGGGATCTAACATTACCACCATCTGTGTTCTCAATTCCACCGACCTTTGTGTTACTCCTCCGTACCAGGTTCTAACAGTGAAGAAGAGCTCCGTCATGTTCTCCGTTCAGCTATCTACTTCCGCCGTCACGCATCTCACTGCCACCATTTCAAGCTCTCGTTTTTCTTTTGCTGTTGAAACCTTTCGTCTTACCGGCATCGTTTCACTCCCGACCGTCACTTCCTCGCCAAAAGGCCTTTGCATCACCGCTACTCACCCTAGTTCGAGTGGAAAGTCTGGATCTGTTCAGTCCCAGTGGTGGTCTAACAGATCTGCTTGTCTCTCTGTAACCACCTCTCTTCCGACTGCACTGCTCCGTCACTTCTCTCGGCCGGTACAAGCTAACACCAAACGAGGTTACGTCTCTCCGCCGTGCCGAAGATTGTATACATCATCTCGGAGTCCTACACAGATGCATACTCGTTGTTTGATGTTCGCCGTCTCCGTACCCTCTCAAGGCTCAATAACCCATTCGCCCACCCATCTCAACTCCTACATCATCGTCTCCCTCGCCTCTGTCGTCGTCTCTACTGTGCAAGAGTGTGGTTTCGCCAGATTCACTCGATCATATGCCACTGTTGCGTCTCCATCACACTACGCCGTCTCAAGCATCGACGGTTCTTCACAGAGTCAACTACGCGACCTTCAAATCGCTCCTCCACTGCCATGTGTTCTCATTCCAACAAGTCAGAGTAACACTCCGAAGGCTAGTGCAAGGAGACTCGACCGTACTGAAATGCTTTACCTCGTACCTGACGTTTGCTTAATTACGCTCATCCAGAACGAGTGTGATGATATTATGCGCTGGTCTATCTCGGTTACAAACTATTGGCTTCGACACGGTAATGTTGCGGTACTAGGTTTTGACCCGACTAAACCATTATGTTTGTCATCCAACTCCATTGTCCTAAGCGTCCTTATGAAGGCTAAGTTAGTTTTTGAGATTCACCTAGTCTCATTGAGAAGCTTTGTTGAGTTTAAATTTGATCGTGCCAACTTCAGTGCCAAATCAAGTCATCTAGGACTTAGTTATCTTGATGTTGCATACGGTTCTGGAGCTCCTCACTGAAAGTTCTTGCCAGTCAACATCTCAATCAGGTGTATCAACGTCGATTTTGACTATCAATTGTTCGCGAGAACAGTCGCCATGGGAACAAAATTGAAGCTTCTCTATGGGTTTCTTCATTTCGCTGAGCTTGACTCACCCCAAAATCGTTTTATCTTTAGTTGTTTTGTATTGTTTTCTAGCCTCACTTTACCGTCGAGCCGGGCTCTAGAATTTTTTGCTTCAGTTGTTAACTTTGTTGCTCTTTGAGCTTTATAATATAAGTTATgtctgtgacaaaaaaaaaatgtcaagtGTAAaggacaaaaatataaaaagagtaACACGAGAACTTAGTAAAATCCAAAAACTCACTAGCTGTCGAATTTAGACCAACGATGCTGTGTCTGGTAGAGACATGTGTATGTGTGAACCTATGACCGAGCGAGCTGATATTTGAATTACATAGTTCCCTGTTTAAACTAAACATACGTTCCTCTAAAATAGCCAACACTAATAGTATGTAATTTACTTCACAGGTTATCTTGATCTTACAAGATGTCATATCTCAgctgttgaccaaaaaaaagatgtCATATCTCAGCTATATTAAAAATGCAATACGTCAATTTTTTTTGCTGTTATTTTGAGTGTCCAATAGATTATACAAGAACTCACTATCCATTTTATATAAGCAAGCATAATAATGGAAATAATGGAGGAGATGGAAAAAGTATTCAATCTATAGACATTATTTGTGAAGTGATTTGTCACATGTTTTATTTACAATCACTTTTAcagaaaaaatgtaaaataactattaaaattgatgacatgatttacggttaaatatgacatgatagttacatttaatgttgatatatatttttggtaaaatttatagaatataTCAATAGTTCATATGGTAACTACTcctaaatcatcactaaaataaatatattcaaatatgacactataaatttcaaaatattatttattttaatttttataattataaaatttcttactaaatttttcaaaattttctaatttttttaatattataaattttcaatcgtaacatcattattttattttagatatttacaaattttataaatattgtttagtttaaatttttgataactatataattttatacgaatattttttgtaacactataaaagtttttttaa contains these protein-coding regions:
- the LOC108839375 gene encoding AP2-like ethylene-responsive transcription factor BBM2; this translates as MNSMNNNWLGFSLSPYDQNIHRMCVDSSTDTDTTAVDVAGEYCYDMTAASVESSAVRTSFPSPFGVVLDSFTRDNNSHSRDWDINGGACNNIHSNDQNDPKLENFFGRTTTIYNTSENGGDGNGGRGGGDDSGVSLGLSMIRTWLINQPVSNMDHQDNNGTGARGLLLSMNSSTTCDSSTYNNGNVVRQEKTIVDSVDATPKKTTESFGQRTSIYRGVTRHRWTGRYEAHLWDNSCKREGQARKGRQVYLGGYDKEEKAARAYDLAALKYWGTTTTTNFPMNEYEKEVEEMNHMTRQEYVASLRRKSSGFSRGASMYRGVTRHHQHGRWQARIGRVAGNKDLYLGTFGTQEEAAEAYDIAAIKFRGLSAVTNFEMSRYNVNAILESLSLPIGSAAKRLKEVNHSVPSMMIGNNVSESENNTSSLRNSAHQHHHGIDLSLLQQHQERYNNYHDGGNLSPESASASACFKQEEKQHRFLSNSPRLMANTGHCSSDWDDSVTVCGNVVDYGGYQGLAVPVGTSANCDAMAAAEIAYDESNHYYFAQQLHQQQVDFPGAVSNNIGSNMYFHGEGDGEGATELERHLEK
- the LOC108826993 gene encoding LOW QUALITY PROTEIN: cellulose synthase A catalytic subunit 7 [UDP-forming] (The sequence of the model RefSeq protein was modified relative to this genomic sequence to represent the inferred CDS: deleted 1 base in 1 codon), producing the protein MDDWKLQQGNLGPEPDDDPDMGMIDEARQPLSRKVPIASSKINPYRMVIVARLVILAVFLRYRLLNPVHDALGLWLTSVICEIWFAVSWILDQFPKWFPIDRETYLDRLSLRYEREGEPNMLAPVDVFVSTVDPMKEPPLVTSNTVLSILAMDYPVEKISCYVSDDGASMLTFDSLAETAEFARKWVPFCKKFSIEPRAPEMYFTLKIDYLKDKVQPTFVKERRAMKREYEEFKVRINALVAKASKVPIEGWIMPDGTPWPGNNTKDHPVMIQVFLGSNGGFDVEGNELPRLVYVSREKRPGFQHHKKAGAMNALVRVAGVLTNAPFMLNLDCDHYVNNSKAVREAMCFLMDPQIGKKVCYVQFPQRFDGIDRHDRYANRNTVFFDINMKGLDGIQGPVYVGTGCVFKRQALYGYEPPKGPKRPKMISCGCCPCFGRRRKSKHESNGDIAGAEGDKEHLMSEMNFEQKFGQSSIFVTSTLMEDGGVPPSSSPAVLLKEAIHVISCGYEDKTEWGTELGWIYGSITEDILTGFKMHCRGWRSIYCMPKRAAFKGSAPINLSERLNQVLRWALGSVEIFFSRHSPLWYGYKGGKLKWLERFAYANTTIYPFTSIPLLAYCILPAICLLTDKFIMPPISTFASLFFIALFGSIIATGILELRWSGVSIEEWWRNEQFWVIGGISAHLFAVVQGLLKILAGIDTNFTVTSKATDDDDFGELYAFKWTTLLIPPTTVLIINIVGVVAGISDAINNGYQSWGPLFGKLFFSFWVIVHLYPFLKGLMGRQNRTPTIVVIWSILLASIFSLLWVRIDPFVLKTKGPDTSMCGINC